TTGGCCAAGCAACGCCGGGTCAGCCCGCGCACCATCGCCTCCTATCGGGATTCGCTGAGGCTGCTGATCGTGTTCGAGCACGAGCGGACCGGGAAGAAGCCGTGCGCCCTCGACTGGGACGACCTCGACAGCGAGACGATCTGCGCGTTCCTTGACCATCTCGAAGCCGACCGCCGCAACAGCGCGCGAACCCGCAACCTTCGCCTGACCGCGATCCGGTCGCTGTTCACCTACGCGTCGCTGCGGCATCCCGAACACGCCGCACTGATCCAGCGGGTGCTTGCCATCCCGGCCAAACGGTT
This window of the Luteitalea sp. genome carries:
- a CDS encoding integrase, with the protein product MSLIAPTLQSFFTDRLAKQRRVSPRTIASYRDSLRLLIVFEHERTGKKPCALDWDDLDSETICAFLDHLEADRRNSARTRNLRLTAIRSLFTYASLRHPEHAALIQRVLAIPAKR